TCGGAGTAGCGGTCTTCGCGGCGCTTCCAGTGCGAAGCCAGCAGCGAGGCCAGGTCGGCGTCGCTGTGGCCCGCCCGCAGGAAGGCCTTGAGATCGAGGCCCTGCCCGGCGAAGAGGCAGGTGTAGAGGTGGCCGTCGGCGGACAGCCGCGCCCGGTCGCAGTCGCGGCAGAAGGGCATCGTGACCGAGGCGATGAGTCCCACGCCGCCCTTGCCGTCGACGTAGCGCCAATCGCGGGCCACGGCCCCGGCCGAAGCCGGGACGGGCTCCAGGGGCCACTGGCCATGGAGGATGCGGTGCACTTCGTCGGCGGGCACCACGGCCTCCAGGCGCCAGCCATTGGTGGTGCCCACGTCCATGAATTCGATGAAGCGCAAGGTGTGGCCCGCTTCCCGGGCGAAGGCCGCCAGATCGAGGATCTCGTCCTCGTTGACGCCCCGCTGCAGCACACAGTTGAGCTTGAGGGGGCCGTAGCCTGCGGCGCGGGCGGCTTCGATGCCTGCAAGCACATGGGACAGTGGCAGCTCCGTGTCGCTGAGGGCGCGGAAGCGATCCGGACGAAGGGTGTCCAGGCTCACGGTCATCCGCTTCAAACCCGCTTCCCGCAGGGCCGGAGCCTGCTCAGGAAGCAGCACGCCGTTGGTGGTGAGGGCCAGATCCTCCAGGCCGGGGAGCGCGGCCAGCATGCGGACAAGGGCTGGCAGCTCCCGGCGGAGCAGGGGCTCGCCGCCGGTGAGGCGCACCTTGCTGACGCCCAGGCCGGTGAAGATCCGCACCAGTCGCGTGAGTTCCTCGAAGGTGAGCAGGGCCTCCCGCGGCAGGAAGGGGTGGTCAGGCCCGAAGACCTCCTTGGGCATGCAGTAGCCGCAGCGGAAGTTGCACCGGTCGGTGACCGAAATGCGGAGGGCCTTGAGGGGCCGGGCCAAGGTGTCGGACGGCTGCATATCCCACAAGCATAATTGCCTCCGAGCGGTCACAATGGATTGTTTGGATGGACTAGCAGATATGGGCTTTTTTGACCGATTCCGCTCCCGCGCCGACGAGGCGCCCCTGCCGAGCCTTGCGGCCCTGCTGGAAGCCCGGGGCCTGTCCCCGGATCTGCCGGGCCTGAAGGCACTGGAGCCGGGCTTCGAAGCGCACCGCAAAGCGGACGAGCGGGAAGCCTGGGCGGATGCGGTGGCCGAGACCGTGGCCCTGGGGCTGGCACTGCCCGAACCCTGGCTTGATGCTCAGGACCATGTGCTGCCGGAGGTCGTGCCCACCTGGCAGTCCGAGCGGGAAGGCCGCTGGAGCCGCGGCTTCATCGATGGTCTGAACCAACGCATCCGCGTGGGCCGCGCTGCAGACCAGGCAGGAGACAGCGTGGTGATGCCCGCCGCCTGGCTGAAGCTCTGGGATCAGACCGCCGACGAAGTGCTGGATCTGGCCCTGGACCATCTGCGCCACCGCAGCGAAGGCGCCTTCGAGCGGTTGCCCTCCGGTGCCTACCGAAGCCCCTGGCGCGATGGGGCCGACGCGGCCCGTCTGCTGCTGCCCGAGGTGTGGCAGGGCCTCTTCAAGGACCAGCACCCCTTCCTGGCCATTCCCTCCGCCGACACCCTGCTGGCGGCGCCCCAGATTCTGCTGCCCAAGCTCATGGAAGAGGTGGGTCGCAGCGTGCAATCCGGTGGACGGCCTCTGCAGCTCGCAGTCATCGAGCGTATCGGCGAGAAGCTGATGACCGCCCGGCTGCAGGATCCGCATCCCATGGCTGCGCCCCAGAAAGAGATGAAGCACATGGATCTCCTGGAGGCCCTGCGGCATCAGGAGAAGGACCTCGATCCCGCCCTTGGCCTCGCCGCCACCGTGAGCCTGGTGAAGACCAACCAGGGCAAGCCGCTGACCCTGGCCCTGTGGACTGAAGGGGCCCCGGTGCTATTGCCCGAGACGGATCTCATCGCCTTCTCAGCCCGGAATGGCGAGGCCCTGGGCATCTTCGCCCGCCAGACACTGCCCCGCATCCATGAGCTGCGCAGCGAATCCGTATCCATCTGGGGCCCCCGCCGGGTGCGGTACGACGGCTTCCCCACCGCCGAGCAGTTGTCTCGACTGGAGCGCTTCGCCACGGCAGAGCAGATGAAAGCCTTGCAGGCCCCCTCGGCACCTCGGCCCCCGGCCCCCAGGCCTGCCGCGGGCGCGCCCTTCAACGCGCAGGGTGCGGCGCCCCTGCCGCGTCACCTTCAGGGCGCGGGATTGGGTGTGCAGGACGCCGAATGATTTCCCTGGGATGGTCGCTGCTGCTGATGTTTCAGAGCGCGCCCGCCCAGGAAGCTGTTTCACCCC
This sequence is a window from Geothrix sp. PMB-07. Protein-coding genes within it:
- the moaA gene encoding GTP 3',8-cyclase MoaA gives rise to the protein MQPSDTLARPLKALRISVTDRCNFRCGYCMPKEVFGPDHPFLPREALLTFEELTRLVRIFTGLGVSKVRLTGGEPLLRRELPALVRMLAALPGLEDLALTTNGVLLPEQAPALREAGLKRMTVSLDTLRPDRFRALSDTELPLSHVLAGIEAARAAGYGPLKLNCVLQRGVNEDEILDLAAFAREAGHTLRFIEFMDVGTTNGWRLEAVVPADEVHRILHGQWPLEPVPASAGAVARDWRYVDGKGGVGLIASVTMPFCRDCDRARLSADGHLYTCLFAGQGLDLKAFLRAGHSDADLASLLASHWKRREDRYSELRRADTPGLPKVEMSHIGG